One window of Triticum dicoccoides isolate Atlit2015 ecotype Zavitan chromosome 5A, WEW_v2.0, whole genome shotgun sequence genomic DNA carries:
- the LOC119296972 gene encoding uncharacterized protein LOC119296972 has protein sequence MGKAGRWLRSFLTGKKARDKGADDGLPAPAANERRRWSFRRPAASASARDTSSATSGCHGKGQLASTSSHCFLEVHAVTVQDQHAVGAAAPHEVAITAATAPPEGSARDAEEAAAVKIQAAFRSYLARTALCALRGMVKLQAIVRGQLVRRQADMTLRRIQALVAAQRRVRAERLRLRLLDDGTPPARTSRRSPQHHCSPRKPLSAAMQEQNGEMDSGGGGGARRNSCCSTPAKAELYYNQNQKASPGPPGLTSDLSVRTFSGRFDEEHYSAASFSAAGSEASGRHRGKACHAHAASYMANTESSRAKQARSQSAPRHRPEAASPSRSYERPPSGGGGRRRASLDPRDLAGQVRAPSPRSSVEAGRVTPHDRPGASLAGSECGSSSSTALLLASAAAARIAR, from the exons ATGGGCAAGGCTGGCAGGTGGCTCAGAAGCTTCCTCACCGGCAAGAAGGCCAGGGACAAGGGGGCAGACGACGGCCTGCCGGCGCCGGCCGCCAACGAGAGGAGACGCTGGAGCTTCCGGCGTCCagcggcgtcggcgagcgccagggacaCGAGCAGCGCCACGTCCGGCTGCCACGGCAAGGGCCAGCTCGCGTCCACGTCCTCGCACTGCTTCTTGGAGGTGCATGCGGTGACGGTGCAGGACCAGCATGCCGTCGGTGCTGCTGCGCCGCACGAGGTCGCGATCACCGCGGCCACGGCGCCGCCGGAGGGCAGCGCCCGTGACGCCGAGGAAGCGGCGGCCGTCAAGATTCAGGCCGCCTTCCGATCGTACCTG GCGAGGACGGCACTGTGCGCGCTGCGCGGGATGGTGAAGCTGCAGGCCATCGTGAGGGGCCAGCTGGTGCGGCGGCAGGCGGACATGACGCTCCGCCGCATCCAGGCGCTCGTCGCCGCCCAGAGGCGCGTGCGCGCCGAGCGACTGCGGCTCCGGCTCCTCGACGACGGCACGCCGCCGGCGCGGACGAGCCGCCGGTCGCCGCAGCATCACTGCTCCCCCCGGAAGCCACTATCCGCGGCAATGCAGGAGCAGAACGGGGAGatggacagcggcggcggcggcggcgcacggcgcAACAGCTGCTGCTCGACGCCGGCGAAGGCGGAGCTGTACTACAACCAGAACCAGAAGGCGTCGCCGGGGCCGCCGGGGCTGACGTCGGACTTGAGCGTGCGGACGTTCAGCGGCCGGTTCGACGAGGAGCACTACTCGGCCGCGTCCTTCTCCGCCGCGGGGTCCGAGGCGAGCGGGCGCCACCGCGGCAAGGCGTGCCACGCCCACGCCGCGAGCTACATGGCCAACACGGAGTCGTCGCGCGCCAAGCAGGCCCGGTCGCAGAGCGCGCCGCGGCATCGCCCCGAGGCGGCCTCGCCGTCGCGGTCGTACGAGCGGCCGCCAAGTGGGGGCGGCGGCCGGCGCAGGGCGTCCCTCGACCCGCGGGACCTCGCCGGCCAGGTGCGCGCTCCCTCGCCAAGGAGCTCCGTTGAGGCGGGGCGTGTGACACCGCATGACAGGCCCGGCGCGTCGCTCGCCGGCAGCGAGTGCGGGTCGTCGTCGAGCACCGCGCTGCTGCTGGCCTCGGCGGCCGCGGCGCGCATCGCGAGATGA